Genomic DNA from Chaetodon auriga isolate fChaAug3 chromosome 13, fChaAug3.hap1, whole genome shotgun sequence:
cgACCGGAGGAATGAGTGGGCGGCAACCCAGACTTTCCAAGTGGAAACTGGCTTCTGGAGATGGAATGTCGTTTGCCTCCTTGCCTACAGACACAAGCCTGCAACTGGGAGCTTTTCCGCTCTTAAATGAATTTACATGTGTGTTCCAGGTGCTTTTCCATCTTCCATACGTGCAGCACACATGGGCAGCGGTGAAAAGCAAGCAAAAGCATGAAGCTGAATGTGGTTTGTCGGGTTTACTCTGTGAAAAGGCTCTCAAAATATTACAATTTTCAATTTTTGAAGCTGCATGTTGCAGCACAAATGCATTCTAAGACACTGTTTCCACTTAACAAGAACAACGATTGCACTTTCTGAGGTGAATCTCACTTGCACTCATTCTTGCAAACGTTTGTATCCGTCAGTGACCAGCGGTGAAATAGCCGAggatgtctgtgctgctgtcagtcattcaCTCTGCTGACTGCATGAGAGGCAGAGTGGGTCACCTGAAGGAGTAGGTGTCTCATTATCAGCCAGGAATGTGAAAAAGGCCTAATTACTGCAGCGAAAATAAAGTATGATGCTGCAGATGAAATTAGCTGAATGCAGCATGAATGTGAAATATATTAGAACCTAATTACATGTATTGACATATGATTTAAACTCCATCTTAACTCCCCTCTATTTATCGATCCATCACCCATCAGTCATAAGTAGCTTGTTGGCAGagtgttttatttctaaatCACACAATtattttgtacagtgtgtgtgtgtgtgtgtgtgtgtgtgtgtgtgtttgtgtgtgtgtgtcagagggggAAATTGTTTGGTTTGGAGCTACAagcagcctctctgtctctcacaggtAGAGCTGGAATGCAGGAAACCCAGCAGCTGGCAGACGATTGCATTACCTTCCTGCTGGATTTTGAGGGAAGGTGAAGTGAGCGGcgaaacaaaagacagaaagagggaacaGATGGAAGCCAGAGGAATCCAGAGTGAGGACCATGGCGTTCGTGAACTCTTGCCTTCTTTATTTTGCTGCGAAAAAAGTGGCTCCATCATCTTTTCTGAAGCCCgtgtttttccagctgtgcaccctgtcgcacacacacacacaaagaaattcAGTTGCTCTCTCTCACCGGCTTTTGGAAAGAAGAGATGTTCATATATTCTGCGGTGAATGGAACCAGTCTGAGTCATGGCTGCTGTAAAGCTTGTGAAAGGAGCAAAGCACCACTCAGTACAGGTATGCCTGTAGACATGATTTCCCCTGCCTTTTCATTCATCAGATATCTCTGAGGGGAAGCAGCCTGAGTCCCTGACTTCTACTCCTACACTGAGTCTTATGAAAGGCTCACTATCCTCAGGCATGTATTTTCATTGCCaacgaaaaacaaaaacactaaaGGGAAAACAGATGTCTGTAGTTTCATGAGATGCAGATACTGATTTTCTGAGCGGGAGAGCCTGAAAAGGCATCATgagtacagacacacactaatTACTCACGTGTCCCATTTGTAATTCTTCAGAAACGGAGCAGATTGGAGCAACAGATCAAGGGATGAAAGAGGGGATGAGTGGCAGAGAGAACATGACGTTTGTGACAGGAAGAAGAATTTATAGCTGCCAAACCTTCATCTAACACCCGGTTTGATCTTGCCCTTTCCCACACTGAGCTGGAAAGAAGAGCAAAGCTTTGGGATTCAGGTATGaagctttcttttcatttccccaCAAAAGCGTGAAGCGAGcgtgtctgcagcagagcatTCCTGGACAGAGGAAAATCCTCTCATATATGTCGATGCAGCGTCTCTGCTTCCGtctcgccctcctcctcctcctcctcctcacactccaGCCTGACAGTTGGAGTGTTGTGACCTGCATCAGATTTACTTAGTGTCTGGCACTTTTGCACGGACGCCCCCTCAAagctcacacaaacacccttCACTCAAACGACAAATCCCAAAGTCGAAATCAGACACAGTGAAAGGCTTTTAGCATCCAAACGATGAAAGAAAAGATATTTGACTCCAAGGTTCTGTTGAAGACCCCCGGTCCTCTTTTACAGCTcagtaaaacacatttgtcGTTGTTTTATCGCCCTGTCACTTCactttttctatctttttttaGAAGAACAGGATTTTGAACTGATGTCAtatttaaaacatctgcaacAGGAAAATGATGCATTGCCTCTGTTTGGAGTCTCCAGCGATGAAGGAAATATTCaaatcctttacttaagtaaaagttaCAGTACAACGGTGTTAAAATTCTCCTCTACAAGAAAGAGTCCTGCATTCAAGTGAAGGCACAGAATATCAACACCTAACCCTCAatcagttgccagtttattaggtacaccaagCTCAAATGAAGGCAGTCTGATACAACAGCCCTGCTTCAGAACGATCATACAGTTGGTTTAACGGCTctctgaaacagaaagaaatgagcATTTTGACCTGCGtgaagggaggatttattgTAGGACTGCTGTTTAAGACTGCGTCACACATAAAGATGACTGCGGGAACATAATGTCACTGTGTAggataacatactgtacatttctttGTGGCTATTTGGCAGACAAAAGGAATGTATAATTGTTTATGCATAAcccataaaacatgaaatatttcccAATCCGGTGGGACAATAATGCTTTACAAGTTAAAAACAATGATTTCTACAGTTTGTCACCTTCTTTAAATGTGAAAGCCCAGTTAATGGCAAATGGAAGCCACTGCAATGGTTTTTCCATTTTGGATTTTAATGAGTTGAGaagaaaagccaaaaaaaaaattgacagaAAACATTAGAGAAACTTTAccattgttattattttatgcATATGCAGTAAGTCTCCAAACTGCTACTGATCGTCTGAACTACACATGTTAAAGGTGGGTTCGACCCACCCTCGGCCTCACTCCTCAGGTTGAGGGTCAGACTCGGGAGTATCGTAGCCCATCTCGTTGCCGATGGGGAAGTGAGCCCAGAAGGTACGAGCCAGGTCCTGCATCCCCTCGTGAGCTGCCCGAGCGCGTAGCTCCTCCACCCACCCGAAAAAGTCTGACGACCACAGGCCCCAGTAGGGTAGGCTTCGtttctccctgtcctccctcctgCCAGCTGCATCGCTCTCCTCCGCTCCtgtcagaggagacagaaagaggtgtGAAACAATGTTCACACCTTGCCCATCTCGTCAGAATTACTGCATATTACAAAAGACACttgacactgaaaaaaaaagagacatggAAGAAGCATGTTCCCCTAAGCTTTTAGAATACAGTTTGTAGGCCGGAGCATCTCTATAGCACCACAATGCCTCATTTATCATGTAAGTTAGGACACATTTCACCATCAATTTATCAAAAACCTGCAGCTACTGTGATCTAGATATCGCACGTAGCCACAGGTGGGTTTTGGATAGTATTTCCGTACATATTTCTAGTAGAACATGAATCGTTCAGCTCTCTTTtacagtgtctgtttgtgtgtaatgccGTATGTGAGCGGCTGACACACCTGTAGGAGGCAGGAAGCCgagcaggagggagcagagcagcacgGACACATACAGAGCTCGCATGCTTCCAGTGACTGAAAGACACAACACGAGAGACtcaacctaaaaaaaaaaaaaaagaagaagattctattcagcagcctcttcaagagaagtgtgtgtgtgtgtgtgtgtgtgtgtgtgtgtgtatgtgtgtggaatGAGAATGTGAACATGTTCTCATATTTTCAGGAGAACAGCATGTTCTTTAAAAACTGTGCAGTCGACAGCATCTGTATGTATCtacaacaaaggaaaaaaagccTCCGTGTGTCATCGTCTGTCCTTTCTTACCGGATCAGCAGGAGATGCTGCTTGTGGTCCCTCTCTCAGGTCCTTCTCTCGCAGACTGATTTCAGGATGATGGCTCTTCAGCCAGGAGCAGACGGGAAggcaaacatgtttgtttttcacattttgtctcTTTACACGTGCTTGTCTCCAAAGCGCGTCAGAGAGACTCTTTCACACCTCATGTCCATTCGCTGTGTGGAGAGGAGCACAACCTCCCATTTTCTAGAGTAAAAATGTCCCAAGGTGTCgttaaagtgttgttttttcaggCAAGGTAAGGCCAAACATCTGGATTCACATCTGTCCTCTCCACTCATATTAATTATAAAGACtcactgattatttttctcCAATGTATATTCAACTGTATTGTTGTCGCAGCCGTCAGGAGCCGCTTTGGCCTTGAGCTGCTtggattaatgtgtgtgtgtttttttttttaaaggtggaaagaggagataaaaacaGAGGGAAGAGTGAAAGTGTGGATGACAGCTGATGAAAAGAAGACTGTACCAAACAGTTTTCACACCTGGCATCCAGACAGACTGCACCAacattcaactttttttttttttttttttttccatccatttatctattctctggatgtttgtttccctctgaggacaccagcagagggaggaggggttaCGACCCAGTCCATGCTTTGTTTCTATGGTTGGTTAGTGCTTGCCGTGCTTTGGCAGAGGACAGACCTCACAGAGTTGGTTGCTGTCAGCTACAACACAGAGTGCAGATGACCGCTGCCGGTGACACTTTAATGGGCAGCATTGGTGTTATTCTCTATTtgtcttattgtcaacaaatctgaTGGAAAGGtaaaaaccaacaaaccaaCCCTGTCTGTAACACTCAGACTCAACTCATTCTATCTCACTGacaaaatgcatctttaaaaaTGGCTCACAAATGTgtagtttcattaaaaaaaggctaaaaaaaattCTTTAAACAGCTGGGATTTGTAGTTTTTGGCCAAATATGAGTCAAACAGGACTAAgttgtgcatttgttggggactattttaaGCTTCACTGTAATACACcttaaatattattatttattttttcacctttattAATTCAGGAAAACTTCACTAAGATGACAACTCATTTTCAAGAGTGTCCTGGCCAAGTGAGGCAGTATTAACAGAAGGTTACAGACAAATAACATGGCAGATGACACAAAATATgccaaaaacatatttaaatagAATAATTAATACAATTTCTAATACTATCAACTAAAATTTTTCATCCTAAAAACAATCTTAATGGCACCATAAATGATGCTCAGGTGAGTTtctacagcagcaggatggtgttgGTGCATcatgcagtgcagcagtgtggctcactgatgatTTTAATTGTTCTAGACAACATTAGAAGTCTATTGCATCTGACTTCTTCAACTTTTAACACCTTAAAACAAGTCACTGTCTGCTTGTCTCAGCTTATTGCCTCAGTGTGAACAGGAGTTCAACCAAAATTAGATTTTTCCTTCTCAGATCCTTTCAATTATTTTAGAAGACGTAAGAGGTAAAAGTATCCAATATCTAACAAGGAAAAAGCATTTTTTGAAGCACAAATGCCAAACACTACATCAAATAGCTGCTTTTCCTGGCCTCACATTATAGtaaatttaatattttgttgtttgggCAAAACATTTCAAGACTTCACCTTTTATAGACCAAAAGATGAATCAGTAAATTGAGAATAATCTGCAGATCCATTGAAAGTAAAAACATtggttagctgcagccctatgGAGGAAAAAGCTCTCCCTGCACTGGAAATACTCATTAAAAGGATAAATTTGTTGATGGTCTGTTTTCATGAGATTTGGTGACAATAAGAGAAACACAACATCTCCATCCTTCTGCTTGAGGAAACACATAACCTGGGGTTTAGAGAAGATGTACTGTGGGAGCACAACAAAGTGgatgtgtgatgctgcaggagaATTCGATGCTTGGTAAGAACCAGGTTTGCAGGAACAGGCCTTTGTGTCAACTGTTggtcatttcttttcttctgttctttctcttgtGATTCCCAGCATCCTCCTCAAACTACCTCCTTTGTCTTGTTGCGCTACACTCACCACACCACACTTTCAGTCATCCACATCTTAGCAAGGTGTTGTGCTCCCACGCGCTGTCAGAGCAGCTCCAGCCGGTATTGATTCTACCAGTCTCTGAAGGGATGAACCCCATTATTCCTAAATGCACTGACACGTTTGCTGTTTTGACGATGGTGGCGGAGAGCACGTCACTTGAACACGTGAGTCCAGAATTGCCTATAGGTGGCTAAAACGGTTGACATCTGCTGGGTGTGAAGGCCACAGCGAACGATTCACAACATTTTCATACTCAAATCATTCAGTGACCCTGCGGATGGACGCATTGTCATCCAGGAGGAGAGCACTGCCATCAGGATAGAAATGTTTCATCACAGGATAAAGGCGATCTCTCAGAACAACTTTGTATTATATTTGCACTGACCCTTGCCTCGAAGGGGCCCCAGACTATCAAAATATTCCACACAGTATAACAGAGCCACTGGAACCCCTCACTGCAGGGGTCAGGCATTCAGGCCCGCACTGCTCTTGATGTACGCCACACACGCACTCGCTCACCTGTTGAGAATATGAAGGATGACTCATCTGACCATGTCactttttttccacatctctgTTGACCTGTGCCTGTGATTTATCCCCACTGAACTCTCAAAAGTGCATTCGTCTTTGCATGGGAGGATTATGCACTGCAACCCTGCTACCATACCCACCTCTATGTAACCATTGACACTCTGATCACATCCTGCATTGACTTTCTCTGTCGTCTGAGTGAAGAGCTGCTCTTCTCGTCTCTTCACTCAGATCTTTTCTTATGCTACCTTGATACGAAATCCAAATCACCTTGGCCTGTTCAGCATTTGTATTTGTGCCCTGAGTATTATTGGATGTTCATCTGCTTAATTATGCCGTGCAGTGCCCCTGTGTGGAAGCATCTACATTCGTTATGCTTTTCCACTCATTTAGTCAGGTTTTTCTGGCTCGATATATCTGAGAAACAAGGTCACCAATTAGGAGTGGGAGGAATGTCTTGTGTAAATAACAGAGTGCAGTCTACCTCAAGAAACTGATGCTGTCCACCCCCATGGTCTTGTAATCTTTGAAACAGTCTGGAGCAACTCTCATGTCGAACAGTACTTAAGGTTGCACTGACGTTTTTGAGTAATTCATTTTGCATGCACATTTCAGCATGGGACGTTTAATGGTAATTTGGCCTGGTGGAGTTGGTGCAGTTGCTACCTCTTGTTGCCAAAGTAACCATGTTCATTAGCTGGTAGGTATTTTGTAAGTCTGCTTTGTTAAATTTGGCTACCTCTCAGcaaatttgattaaaataacaCATGACTTCATTCTATTTTGTGGGTATACAAAAGAGTTCTTCTCCTTTGTCCTGTTTCTGTAGTGGCATTTTTGAACGTTAGTGCTGGTGCATTGTGCATTTTAAGTAAGGTGTCTGTGTGGTCACtgaagttttcttttgttccaaGCGGGTGGAGCTATTGCCTTAGACTGCCTTACTGTAGGTAACTACATAACAGGTGCTTTCCAGAGGGATGACAGATGGGTTTGTTGGTTGGCTTACGATGAGACAGAttccagtttgtttgtgtggagtGTTTTCATTGTTGGATTTGTTCTGTAAAGCATGACATgccattttgtttgaaaagtaCCATCTATTCGGGGATTTGATCTTGACACAGACACGCTTGCCTGACGTTTGTTCCCTGTTTGATAGTGTTGTGGAGTCAGCGAGCCAACCTTGTCACAGACAGTACTGTCTCGACCATGACTCTCAATCTCTCTGCAAATCACAATTCTGAACTTTCCACACCATCAAAAGGTGTTTTCTCTTGATGTGGGTGTGTGACGTGAACCAGGGTAAATGGGATGTTGCCTTTTATCGCAAGGGCACACAGAGCAAGGCAACATCATAGATTCCTTTGggttttatctatttatttatctgaccACAAGGCAGCAATATTTCATTATTCTCTGGAAGAAAGGCAAAGAATTGTGATTGCAATAAACACTATAGAGGGACCAGAATGGACTGATGGTAGAATAAAATAACTGGATGTATACTGTCAGTAACTAACTCcatgacaatgacaatgcaaGAAGGCTAATACTGCCATCATGTGGAGATTCACTGGTACTGCAGGTCCCATTTCAGTGCCAGTTTTGCAGGATCAAAATATTTCCTCCTGTGTTGTTGAATCCATTTGTGAAATTAACATAACAAATTTTGCTGTCCTGTATTGTTGCTCCAGTGTCAGGTGAACATTCCCCTTGGTCCAAAACAGAGTAACTGCACTAACTTCTTCCAACAGGTAATGTAATAGTATAACTACGCTCAAATATAGTACATAACCCACAGAAGGCCGCCTGCAGGGAGGGCTGCTGCAACCATTGGCAGTTCAGTGCTATCAAAGCTGAGGCAGATGGTGGTTTAATCGTGGCTGATGAAGATGCAAAACACTCCTCTCAAGTGACCTCAAACATCAGCCAGACTCGGGTTATACTAGTGGAGGTAGCTGTTTGTCAGCCAGGATCGCCCTCGAGGGGCTTCTCATGGCTGACAGAGTTTGAACACACTGGTTCAACAAATTCTCAGACCACTCCCTTCACTAAAAACATACACTGCAAAAACGCAGCCATGAAGTATTCGCAGCAACACTTCAGCTACTAAAGAGTAGAAGTAAGGATTTCAATGAATGCTGGCTTTTATCTCTgtaatgcattaatgtgcaaatagtattttaatgttttgcatGTTCAGGCCATATTAAGTCAACTGTATCATACTTTTTTGCAGACTTTCTTTTGGTAATTTGTCATGTGTAAATGATGTAAatgtgcccttttttttttaattcaaaaccTTATTCCACAAAGAACAAATCATTGGTGAGCCACTTGATATAgtgtaaaagtacaaaattaCATCCTGatgtaacacatgatcacaATTTCAAGGTATAGGCCTGATTTAGTCCAACATTACAGAcataaacaaaagagaaagatagTATCTACCTTCACCTCCAGTCAATCCTGTTAACTTCGGTGGTTGCATTTTTGGAATACAGGTTAGGATGACAGATTGGGGCAGCCGAAGCTCAGGTGGTGGAGTGTGTCAGTCATTAAACGAAGGGCTGATCATTCAATTTTTTTGGCTCCTTCTGTCCACATTTCCAGATCTCAAGGACATTTTGAGAGATACTGAACTCAGATTGCTCCAGATGTGTTTGTATATCTGGATAAAAATTTAACACACGTAAGAAAACTGGCTTTACTTAAGTGTTAAGGTCATGTTGTGTTGCTCCACGAGCTGAGCCTTATGGTGATCAAACTCAAACATGAGTAAGCCTTTTCAAGCCAGACAGTGAAGTTGACAATCAATCACACATTTCCACTCATGTAATTTTAGTATTCTTCAAAAATTTTTATTGAACAAAAGTATTTAAATTCTCATCACGTTGTCGGTGATACAGTACCATAGTTTGATCTTAACGATTCATATATGCACCTCATCTTATTCtgaatatatacatacagtggAGACAAGAATTAAATAACAATGCTCAATAACATTCAGATATATCATATAAAAGCTGAGGACCCCATGATCAAAAACACTTCCATCGGTAAACAAATGCACATGGCAAAAGGAGATCAACAGGGAAAATGTTTGGTAGAACTACAGTTTTCATTGGAAACCAGATGACGGTATATTTGGTTTGTTGACGGTGAAAGATGATGGATATTTTAGATTGACAGTTCGTTAAGCCCCGCCCCTGCTGTTACGCATGTCCAACATTTTATTCAATGCTTGACGATAACGGCAGTTTACCAgtcaaaatatgtcatttttgaaTCAGTGGGTTCATGATTTGAGACAGAggcaggataaaaaaaaatcaagcttttCGTTTATAGCAGGCAAAACGGCATTTTGCCATCTTAAATGACGTTTGCCGACATATTTTATTTGCTAAAGCTAACTCGATTGTTAACTAATGACGTGCTCTTAGACCTCGGAAGTGACGCATGGCTACAATTGTAGGTCATATGCTAGTTAGCTGGGCATGCTAACTATTTCATTAGAACAGATAAACATGCCATTTATTCGAGTCTCTATATTCACACTTAAGCTTTTGGTTTTGGGAATtcttgaaaaagaagaagaagaaaaacttttAGCGTTGAAGCTAATAGACAGACCTGACGGTTACAGTTGCTCAGCTTTGATTGGACAATCGCTGCTCTGGGGAGGGGTTTAGCGAACACGTAACAGCTGCGCGTCTATTGTTGGACTGGTTTTAAAAATTAGTATTTTGCGTTTCCAAATCATTTGTTGACCTATGAATGATAATTGGTGATTTTTTAGTGTAGTACTTCAGGCCCttaattaatttattattgGGGTCTCAGTCAATCACTAAATTGTAtagttttttttgctttttttttttttgagaacaaTGACACTTTTCCTGCAAAATTCTTTGACAAATACTACATCAACAGGGTACTCTTTCATGACTGCATTCATTCGCACGGCTGGAGTAGATCAGGTGTAGTTACTCAAAAGTGTTaccaaaaagtttttttttaatcattcttCAGCCAGTATCCTCATGAACCCACAGACACATACTGGAGAACAGAACAGCAACATGTTCAATGTGACACAATATAAAGCATGAGCATAGAGCTATGAATGAATGCCAAGTGTGGTGAGTGCAGTGCAGACCTGGAACCAGTAGTATGGGTACAGGGTGGCACATTTGGTTACATTGATAAACATTCAAACTCTACAGGAAATCGGAGGTCTCCCCTATTGCATTAATGCTC
This window encodes:
- the LOC143330039 gene encoding otospiralin-like — encoded protein: MRALYVSVLLCSLLLGFLPPTGAEESDAAGRREDREKRSLPYWGLWSSDFFGWVEELRARAAHEGMQDLARTFWAHFPIGNEMGYDTPESDPQPEE